A window of Primulina tabacum isolate GXHZ01 chromosome 4, ASM2559414v2, whole genome shotgun sequence contains these coding sequences:
- the LOC142541980 gene encoding uncharacterized protein LOC142541980, translated as MSFFTRLCVILDASINLMPLSVFRKLGLGEPKPTRMSLQLADRSLKYPQGVIEYILVKVDKFIFPADFLVLDMEEDVEMPLILGRPFLATGKALIDVQEGKLRLRVGEEEITFDVFNALKHTLHSDSCYRIDAFDALVSNYVQGAIGDPLEATLTTELREDELDEEKAEILAYFNANQPWKRPIRMKLEDLGDRRDLIPQKSSLEEPPTLELKPLPPHLKYLYLGENNTLPVIIYAALTYGMEDKLLGVLKAHKSAFAWKVADIKGIKPISRHAQDLDGRQNLITVLKRCEETNLVLNWEKCHFMVQEGIVLGHKVSEKGIEVDKAKIEVIKNLPPPASVKGVRSFLGHAGFYRPAYEDLKERLVTAPVLVAPDWDLSFEIMCDANDTAVGAVLGQHQNKILLLQEFDLEIKDKKGVENVVADHLSRLELISNDCVDQAIDDWFPDEQLFEKMCVAEEEFGQILHHFHDREVGGRFGPTRTASKVLEYGFYWPTLFKDARSYVLACDKCQRTELEHRAYWATNPLNFKFTDAGERRLLQLDQLEEFRNLAYDLALSYIEKTKRAHDRQIIEREFKEGENVLLYNSRLRLFPGKLKSRWTGPFVISKVYPSGAASRSLLKFPTRWNNLHRKQESSSLQVIFSIEGTISINTLMVPKKQRGNLGSSSSSSSFDRDRFVSEAARARFEHAKVHRNPIAERGFRRLFEDRHVETLGALERRGWVKFGEQPKAAVVSVVREFYANAGERTDGKAFVRGRLVPFDSFTINSLLKTADVDDSEFEAGVVFRDDEEWLQPMKAICVDDLQRKRTKRQVDFPTQEE; from the exons atgtcGTTTTTCACAAGGCTTTGTGTGATCTTGGAtgcaagtattaatcttatgccctTATCTGTATTTAGGAAGCTCGGATTAGGAGAACCTAAGCCAACAAGGATGTCCTTGCAACTAGCAGACAGATCTCTCAAATACCCGCAAGGGGTCATAGAATACATCTTGGTAAAGGTggacaaattcatatttcctgcAGATTTTCTGGTACTTGATATGGAGGAGGATGTggagatgcctttgattttggggagaccgttccttgcaactggcaagGCCCTGATTGATGTTCAAGAGGGGAAGCtgagattgagagtgggggAGGAAGAGATTAcatttgatgtttttaatgcacTCAAGCACACATTGCACTCTGATAGTTGTTACAGAATTGATGCTTTTGATGCTCTTGTGTCTAACTATGTGCAGGGTGCTATTGGAGATCCTTTGGAAGCTACTCTCACTACCGAACTGAGAGAAGATGAATTGGACGAGGAAAAAGCCGAAATATTGGCATACTTCAATGCCAACCAGCCATGGAAGAGGCCAATAAGGATGAAACTAGAGGACTTAGGAGATCGAAGAGATTTGATCCCTCAGAAGTCAAGCCTGGAGGAGCCACCGACGCTTGAGCTTAAACCATTACCTCCACACCTAAAGTACTTATACTTAGGTGAGAATAACACTTTACCTGTCATTATTTATGCTGCTTTGACATATGGGATGGAGGACAAACTGTTGGGAGTTTTGAAAGCGCACAAGAGTGCTTTTGCGTGGAAGGTGGCAGACATAAAAGGGATCAAACCTATCAGTCGGCATGCACAAGATCTTGATGGAAGACAA AATCTGATAACCGTGTTGAAGAGGTGCGAGGAAACGAACTTGGTgcttaattgggagaagtgcCACTTCATGGTACAAGAGGGAATTGTCTTAGGGCACAAGGTTTCAGAAAAAGGGATTGAGGTGGACAAAGCTAAAATAGAAGTCATAAAGAACTTACCACCACCAGCCTCAGtaaagggagttagaagttttctaggccacGCCGGTTTTTATAGGCCg GCGTACGAGGATTTGAAGGAGCGCCTGGTGACGGCTCCTGTCTTGGTGGCACCAGATTGGGATCTGTCCTTCGAGATCATGTGCGATGCCAATGATACTGCGGTGGGGGCTGTGCTTGGCCAGCATCAAAACAAG ATATTACTTCTCCAAGAGTTTGACCtcgaaataaaagataaaaaaggtgTAGAAAATGTGGTGGCGGACCATTTGTCTAGACTAGAGCTTATTAGTAATGACTGTGTAGATCAGGCTATTGATGATTGGTTCCCTGATGAGCAACTGTTTGAG AAGATGTGTGTTGCAGAGGAGGAATTTGGTCAAATTCTCCACCATTtccatgaccgtgaggtaggtggtcgCTTCGGACCTACAAGGacggcatctaaggtacttgaataTGGCTTTTACTGGCCAACCCTTTTTAAAGATGCTCGTTCTTATGTGCTAGCATGTGATAAATGCCAACGGACAG AGTTAGAGCATCGAGCATACTGGGCAACAAATCCACTGAACTTTAAATttactgatgcaggtgaacgacGTCTACTTCAATTGGACCAATTGGAGGAATTTCGGAATCTGGCATATGATCTCGCACTATCGTATATAGAAAAGACAAAGAGGGCGCATGACAGGCAAATCATTGAAAGGGAATTCAAGGAAGGTGAAAACGTCCTGCTCTACAACTCCCGGTTGCGACTATTCCCCGGAAAGTTGAAATCGCGATGGACTGGTCCATTCGTGATTTCCAAAGTTTACCCATCGGGGGCT GCAAGTCGATCCCTACTCAAATTCCCGACAAGGTGGAACAATCTTCATAGGAAACAAGAATCTTCATCACTTCAGGTCATCTTCTCCATTGAAGGCACCATCTCCATCAACACCCTCATGGTTCCCAAGAAACAACGAGGTAATCTCGGTTCCTCCTCTTCCTCTTCGTCCTTTGATAGAGATCGATTTGTGAGTGAGGCAGCTAGGGCCCGATTTGAGCATGCTAAGGTGCATAGAAACCCCATTGCTGAAAGGGGATTTCGTCGTCTATTTGAGGATAGACACGTAGAGACTCTTGGGGCATTAGAGAGACGAGGATGGGTAAAATTTGGCGAGCAACCTAAGGCGGCAGTGGTGTCTGTAGTTAGGGAATTCTATGCTAATGCCGGTGAACGAACTGATGGTAAAGCGTTTGTTAGAGGTCGGCTCGTTCCGTTTGATTCATTCACGATTAACTCCCTATTAAAAACGGCCGACGTTGATGACTCCGAATTCGAG GCGGGAGTTGTATTCCGTGATGATGAGGAGTGGTTGCAGCCGATGAAGGCTATTTGTGTAGATGACTTACAGCGGAAGAGGACAAAGCGACAAGTAGACTTCCCCACTCAAGAGGAGTAG